The DNA segment taccaacaatagtttattacaaaatttctatatttattactatttagTTTGCGCATAGTATGcaataattacaacaaattgCTATTAAACACTTGCTAATTTtaatcataaaattaatttattcattttccAGTATTTACAGCATAATTTATAATTAGTCTATTTAGCCCCAAAAAGGATGTGCACACCACCAGTTAGATAATACATCCacacattattattgttatcgATTTccatgatatatatgtatgtgcatacgaGAGGGTAGCAATAATATGACAACATAAATTGCTAAACAAATACATGAGGCAAATTCGATTACTATTTAGATATAGTAATTGTCGAATAACACAATAAGCGGTGATTGATTTCTTTGGCATGCTTATATACGGTATTTAATTGATCAGGATGTGATTCTGGTGAGTGAGTTTGTATACAGTTAACACTTGGTGGTTACATAGTTGTGCATATTCATAGCTTTACTATAACTACGAATTTACCAACGTATTTGATGTTTGTATTGCTCTTCAACTGCTATTCGTTTTATTGTCTCGTAGCCTAAAATTATGCTAAATGAAAATGCCGCAGACTGTACCAGTCGTGCGGACAAACCTTTAAAGAAACAGTGTAGATGCTCTTCTCGCCATAACTCTTGAAATGCAACACGCATTGATTCCAGTCTTTGCACCTTCAAgaataaaagttaattttcaTTCGCAACGAAATTTATATGATTTACTTACTTGAAGGCGGGCTCTGACTATATCAAGCGGATTTGTGATTATGGTAGTAGTAAATCCACCTAAACTACCTGCAACGCATTGTATGAAGAGATGTGACACCCAAGGGGGGCATATTCGACACAGTTCATCTAAAAGTTGCAAGCAattaatacatatgtgaatTTCATTTATTCTACCGCATTTACTACCTTGATACAAGTGATAAAAAGCCCACCACATTGCAGAATTGGGTACATATGCCATTAAACTTGCTGTATAGCCACGATAGAAACCGCGAAAACCATCACGTTTCAATATCTCACGTGATATATCCATTGACAAAGCAAATCGACTGCGACCAGGTCCGGTTTTTATGCCAAGTGGGTTGAGGTCAGCTCTAGGACCTGCATGGGCTGCCATACCCAATACCATAGCATGTTGTGATATTACATCAAATGGTACCACAATAGTTTGGCCAACAAGTGAAGCACAACCACCAGCAACCAGGGCTTTTGTACGGTGACCGGCACCTATTTCATTTAGTAGGTGTCGTACACCctcatatgtacttatgtagaaTACACCTGACACAATTTGCACTGATGATATCCAAAATCCACGATATAGACCGGGAACACCTTCTGAccgatatatttttattgcacaatCAATCATGCCTTTATACACATCACTTTTATATTGCACTTGTAATTGTGTTTTTATCACGGTCAATGGAAATAGGCAACATCGCACAGAAAACGAACTCAACAtggaaagtggaaaaaatttcgttttattcATCATGTCCCATTCGATGGTTCGTATGTATGGGGTAGCATCTACGGAACTACCAGAACCGGTAGCAGCTCCACTTGCAACTGAAATGCGATTCATGATGTTAGCTCTTAGTTCGATGAAGCCCAAAAGAATTGGCAGCGACTGTGATGAAGTTGATTCTGACAATAGTATTTGGTGTAAAAAGCGCGTACATTCAGATTTGTGATGCAATGATGGTGATTAATTTTTACAGTCCTAAGAAAGCTGTACGCTCCGATGTTCCCGCAAGTAAAAGCTAAGTACAATTCATGTCGTCCTGCAAAAGTAAAATTAAgtccaaatatatatactatttaatatttattttctttgccaATGTCATTGACCATGTTGTTTGTTCAGGGTCAGTACGtacaaattatatgtatatattatatatatgcttAACATACCATTGTTTATAAAGccatataattacaaaatatttattgtcttgtcttaaatatttaaaggatACATATCCTTAAAGGAGACATTATTAAGCATTAGTTATATAACAACCACGATAGTCCACCGTATGACACACTATTGTAAACATTCGCATCTTGACCAACATATTTAACGTTGAGTATAATGAAATACATCACTGACttgcgaaatttgcaattttggaTTATTGATATAACACTTGTAAAGCAgctataatttgaatttcagaGACTTACACTTTAAAAACCGAACTCTATTTAGTGAGTTCACAAGTTAAATAATCATTGCCAATGGattatttttgcgaaaaaatgaACTAAACTACCACAcgtcaataataaaaattctagCTGATAAGCAAAACACAATTACTAAAATGACAATTACAAATGTCAACGAAGTTGTCAGTGTACCTGTCAAAGCTTGAAAGGGGTAGTTTGCAAAGGTAGAGGATTTCGGAATTGCACCCAATAGGAAAATAATTGTGTAGATAAGGAACGAAAATGAGTGAAAGAACATgttagtaaattttgtttttatataaacaaaacgtACAATATTGTATTTtggtttaaataattcaaataatttttatttataaatgtgaGAATGTTTACATTACATTTGTAGATATACTGGTTTTAGAAATATGCtagtattaatatatgtacatatatcagtaTGACACCACTtacatttaagaaatattatttgttttcgatTCGATTTAATTATACAAGTTGAAACAAAACATACCTcatgataataattaaaaaacttttatttgttgcatttcaaataatttacagttCTTCGTGTATGAATGCAATCTATACTAAagtgtgtgtaaaaatttattaaaatttatttttcggatTACATACTTAGTTCAACGTAAGTAGGAGCAGCACTTTTCTAaccatatttgtacatatgtatgtattttcatatatgtacatatgtataagcaaatgTAATCACATATAATCATATGAAAATACcagtgcatatatatatgtacatatatacctgtatttacatacattacgtatacatatgtacatccatagCTTATAGGTACATACGTTAGTATGTAATAGCTTTAAGGACTACAATATGTGACCAATAAGAAATCAAATAAGGCCGTTACAAGCATGCGCATTAAAAATTATCAGCATCAAGCCCCGCCTCTATCAATATGAGATGTGATACTTATGCATAGATGAGCTAAATTCGAAATCCTTTTCCATTCTTTCAAACAGTAACGGTACGGGTTTTAAAAGTTTAGCATAAATACGTCTCGGAGAAATTTGTAAAAGTGTGCTTAATATATTTGCCATAAACTTTTagctaatttaattttgattataaaaagCAGTTTTTGAATACGTATCTCTAAATCTCTAAAGTGAACGTTAATTTACACATCTGattattcaaatacaaataGTCAAATGTAAGACGAAATAAGAGAGAAAAGAAATATAACATTTAACGGATAAATTAAATGATCGTGAACAAATCTAATGGATACCCATAAATTGGTAAGAGCTTAacgtaaaaataattgtaaagaaaaagtatgtttacaaatataatgaaaatatttatgttaaataaaatacatactatgttgtacatgtaaatatattattaaagaaTTAATGTAAcagaaataaaatggaataacTTTCCGGTTCGGTTTTCGAACCAAAAATGTATACAgttttacaattattataatacataattacataatctaacgaaatatttttacaaattcggTTCGATATTTGAAATATCACATAGAGAGAAAACGTgcatgaaatattatattttccctTCAAAAAGTGATGAAACAagatacaaattaattttttttacttattatgaaattgcaatatttatatttttcaattatacataACTAAGTATTTAATCCTCTTTACTTTGTCACTCTTGTAACAAAAAGTATCGCATACgattttttaaatcacaaaacGTCAAGCAAAGGGCTGGTGAAAACCTTACATACCATTTTCGGTTGAAGCAAATACTAAGTGTTGAGAATATGTTAGGATCTGTTACTATAACTAAACGGATTTTTGATCCAGCCtttaatataccataatattaaaaaaatgaaccGAATCTGTCTAGAAAAGGCCCGTCTAgcttatttactatatacaggtttgtccgaaaagtaataggactgagtcgatttaaaaaaaatgtacgaacgctgcattttcggcttgcaccactcacagaaagacgtcgcgcgaaaatgtttgtcttgactcttcaggtgctcggagacaaccgACCAGTCGcttgttcgttagctaggaacgctccCTACCGAGATCGATCgatcgcggcggaagaaaatcagttcaattcgattttttttttttcaaaattatttgacaaaaacatgtatgtatgtattattcaacatattgcatacataatattttctcatctttatgGCGATTTATGGATTCCATTCCAAAAGAACCATTTGGCAACCAAGAATGAATCAAGCCAATTTTTGATGTATTGATCTCACTTCAGTAAGAGCATTCTGAATAAACCAGACCAAATGATAGTCAGAAGAGGCAAGGTCTGAGTTGTAGGGTAGGTTAGACAAAACTTCCCAACCActgttttccaaatatttttccgACAGTGGCTGCAATTTCTATAGTTGTTGTGACTCCGCGCCCCTTTAATAGTTTCACCCAGTTGTCGAAGCTCAATTTAccaaaaaatagcttttaatacaaAGATTCTCCCCGGCCTTCTTGTGTTTGCTAATAGTCTTCATCGAAAAGGAGATTATTATTTTACGCTTCTAAGGCACGCAGTACGAATATAGTTTTAGacccaatatacatacatatcattaTTATCAACAGatactttactttatttaatgtttgttatttatTGCAGACATCTCGGGAAACTAAATACAAATTTCCTTACAAAAGActtatcaataaataaataattttaatttttattaaagcttACATTTCAAACGAAAAattcttattatatttaaacCTGATCTGCG comes from the Bactrocera neohumeralis isolate Rockhampton chromosome 2, APGP_CSIRO_Bneo_wtdbg2-racon-allhic-juicebox.fasta_v2, whole genome shotgun sequence genome and includes:
- the LOC126751675 gene encoding solute carrier family 25 member 44, whose translation is MNRISVASGAATGSGSSVDATPYIRTIEWDMMNKTKFFPLSMLSSFSVRCCLFPLTVIKTQLQVQYKSDVYKGMIDCAIKIYRSEGVPGLYRGFWISSVQIVSGVFYISTYEGVRHLLNEIGAGHRTKALVAGGCASLVGQTIVVPFDVISQHAMVLGMAAHAGPRADLNPLGIKTGPGRSRFALSMDISREILKRDGFRGFYRGYTASLMAYVPNSAMWWAFYHLYQDELCRICPPWVSHLFIQCVAGSLGGFTTTIITNPLDIVRARLQVQRLESMRVAFQELWREEHLHCFFKGLSARLVQSAAFSFSIILGYETIKRIAVEEQYKHQIRW